The Methylopila sp. M107 genome contains the following window.
TCCTCCTGCCGGAGGCCATGGAGATCGATCCGCGCGTCGATCTCCACGACGCCGCGCGCGAGCCGCCTGCGGAACCTCGCCTCCAGCGGCGCGAGCGGGGTCGGCGGCTTTGGCGCGGGGCGTCGCAACAAGGCCGCGGGCGCGGCTTCCATCGGAGCCTGCGGGGGGGCGAGTTCGGGGACCGGGGGCGGCGCGGCCGGCGCCGGAAGCGCCTTACCGGGCAGCGGCGAGACGCTCTCGACCACCTTGGCCCAGAGCGCGAGCTCGGCCTCGCTTGGCGTCCGCCGCCGCCTGCCGCTCACGGTCTTTGGTCTGGGCGCGGCAGCAGCACCACGAAATCGGTCTGCTGGCGCATGCCGCCCGCGATCTCGCCGGCGGCGTCGCCCGTTCCCGCGAAGTAGTCGCCGCG
Protein-coding sequences here:
- a CDS encoding Smr/MutS family protein, with the translated sequence MSGRRRRTPSEAELALWAKVVESVSPLPGKALPAPAAPPPVPELAPPQAPMEAAPAALLRRPAPKPPTPLAPLEARFRRRLARGVVEIDARIDLHGLRQEDAHRRLQAFLAGAQARGHKVVLVITGKGATSQDPYAERGVLRRAVPMWLGEPHMRAIVIGFEAADPVHGGAGALYVRVRKSGHR